From Grus americana isolate bGruAme1 chromosome 11, bGruAme1.mat, whole genome shotgun sequence, a single genomic window includes:
- the WDR6 gene encoding WD repeat-containing protein 6 isoform X1, with protein sequence MESVALVAPVTALEFAGDVLLAGTGPEVAAFRLSGGGAAAAGRRSVLREASVQGLRAEPGPGPAGGAVVRVAAFGGRWLAVLAVRRGGPGGGARLAACGGGAARELGARVWEARWAAGGRLALALGGGAVALYEWRGGGRWLRRASCGGAGALRCAVLAGTGWARLALAAGTAAGPVVVWRAAAAATPRRRLCGHRGAVLALCYAAPRGLLASASEDRSVRLWAVGELGGGDGDGSCLLVCYGHGARVAAVALRGPRPVSAGEDGACLEWDGGGGVRRARRGHRGALRALALRPAGGSLATGGDDGGVRLWRPRRAAPDAALAAAALGAPGRPRAVLLAGPRRVLALGESGGLAAYEAAAGRWVPVLPPAAGGPRGVLAAAPLPGGAEALCALAGGDGHVLLFSLGCPGAAAEQRLFEGAVRGLSWAPCPGLPPDAAALLASGPDGEMLWLDVTHRPGQAPWVRLMGRYLLPPCKQRWHTCAAFLPQGGLLVCGDRRGSLLLFPCSSSPGWAAESTGIANGGTNPVGKDSGSSLETSCLSCKGALPLEAPLSVLFGLHGKTGVTSVTCHGDYIYSTGRDGVYRQLRLQGQQLEVLRKHRPCKGLQWIEELRFTPDGDLLVLGFHADNFVVWSSKTGENLHCVPCGGGHRSWSYCSSLSAEAFAFIKCGDVMLYRREAKPCEQQVLLASLHGREISCVRRLGAVEVPGHATLNIFVTGSEDTTACVLALSEHSRTAVPLARLSDHISSVRALALAGPARPGDEGLSALLFSAGGRAQIECYQLLCAGDPASESAVACQVIHVASHRLDEHWERKKNRHKLVKMDPETRYMSLSVVPGTSTEQLPTPWKFLAAACSDGSVRVFGLLEAARKLVLVAESFHHQRCVLKVEAFLHARAGGERRHLLCSAATDGSVAFWDITGPIADATDALHRAEGEMQPLALGAPLLTIMAHSCGVNSLHVRETPKGQYLVASGSDDGSIHVCLLEVALGRGKAEAGTCLHVLERVARPCAHAAHVTGIRVLRPDLLLSASVDQRLTLWRRGPGGLDALGTTFFHVPDLAELDCWEVAEAGGELRYYCVLCGQGLEMLCGTAPPEPPPPEGPQ encoded by the exons ATGGAGTCGGTGGCGCTGGTGGCGCCGGTGACGGCGCTGGAGTTCGCCGGGGACGTGCTGCTGGCGG GCACGGGCCCGGAGGTGGCGGCGTTCCGGctgagcggcggcggggcggcggcggcgggccggcGGAGCGTGCTGCGTGAGGCCAGCGTGCAGGGGCTGCGGGCcgagcccggccccggccccgccggcgggGCGGTGGTGCGGGTGGCGGCCTTCGGCGGGCGCTGGCTGGCGGTGCTGGCGGTGCggcgcggcgggccgggcggcggggcgcggctGGCGGCgtgcggcggcggggcggcgcgggaGCTGGGGGCGCGGGTGTGGGAGGCGCGGTGGGCAGCGGGCGGGCGGCTGGCGCTGGCGCTGGGCGGCGGGGCCGTGGCGCTTTACGAgtggcggggcggcgggcgctgGCTGCGGCGGGCGAgctgcggcggggccggggcgctgCGCTGCGCCGTGCTGGCGGGGACGGGCTGGGCGCGGCTGGCGCTGGCGGCCGGCACGGCCGCGGGGCCCGTGGTGGTgtggcgggcggcggcggcggcgaccccgcggcggcggctgtGCGGGCACCGGGGCGCGGTGCTGGCGCTCTGCTACGCGGCGCCGCGGGGGTTGCTCGCCTCCGCCTCCGAGGACCGCAGCGTGCGGCTCTGGGCCGTGGGCGAGCTGggcggcggggacggggacggctcctgcctgctggtgtGCTACGGGCACGGGGCGCGGGTGGCCGCCGTGGCGCTGCGGGGGCCGCGCCCGGTCAGCGCCGGGGAGGACGGTGCCTGCCTGGAGtgggacggcggcggcggcgtgcggcgggcgcggcggggACACCGCGGGGCCCTGCGGGCCCTGGCCCTGCGCCCCGCCGGCGGCTCTCTCGCCACGGGCGGCGACGACGGCGGCGTCCGGCTctggcggccccggcgggcggcTCCGGACGCGGccctggcggcggcggcgctgggggCCCCGGGGCGGCCGAGAGCCGTGCTGctggcggggccgcggcgggtGCTGGCGCTGGGCGAGTCGGGCGGGCTGGCGGCATacgaggcggcggcggggcgctgGGTGCCGGtgctgccccccgccgccggcgggcCCCGCGGGGTGCTGGCGGCCGCCCccctgcccggcggggccgAGGCACTCTGCGCCCTGGCTGGCGGCGACGGGCacgtcctccttttctctctgggctgccccggggccgccgccgaGCAGAGGCTGTTCGAGGGGGCCGTGCGTGGGCTGAGCTGGgccccctgccccgggctgcCCCCCGATGCCGCCGCCCTCCTGGCCTCCGGCCCCGACGGGGAGATGCTCTGGCTGGACGTCACCCACCGCCCCGGGCAGGCACCCTGGGTGCGGCTCATGGGACGCTACCTGCTGCCCCCCTGCAAGCAGCGCTGGCACACCTGCGCGGCCTTCCTGCCCCAGGGAGGGCTCCTGGTCTGCGGGGACCGCCGgggctccctcctcctcttcccttgcagcagctccccagggtgGGCTGCAGAAAGCACCGGCATCGCCAATGGCGGCACTAACCCAGTCGGCAAGGACTCTGGCAGCAGTTTGGAGACCTCTTGCTTGTCGTGCAAAGGGGCTCTTCCCCTTGAGGCCCCGCTGTCCGTGCTCTTTGGGCTCCATGGGAAGACGGGGGTTACCTCAGTGACCTGCCACGGGGACTACATTTACAGCACTGGCCGGGATGGCGTCTACCGCCAGCTCCGCCTGCagggccagcagctggaggtcCTGCGGAAGCACAGGCCCTGCAAAGGGCTGCAGTGGATTGAGGAGCTGCGCTTCACCCCGGATGGGGACCTGCTCGTGCTGGGCTTTCACGCTGACAACTTTGTAGTGTGGAGCAGCAAGACCGGTGAGAACCTCCACTGCGTCCCCTGTGGTGGGGGGCACCGCTCCTGGAGCTACTGCAGTAGCCTCTCGGCTGAGGCCTTTGCCTTCATCAAGTGTGGGGATGTGATGCTGTACCGCCGCGAAGCTAAGCCCTGCGAGCAGCAGGTGCTCCTGGCGTCCCTGCACGGGCGGGAGATCTCGTGTGTGCGGCGCCTAGGGGCGGTGGAGGTGCCTGGCCACGCCACCCTTAACATCTTCGTCACTGGCAGTGAGGACACCACGGCCTGTGTCCTGGCACTCAGCGAGCACTCCCGGACGGCCGTGCCCCTCGCCCGGCTCAGTGATCACATCTCCAGTGTTAGGGCGTTGGCACTGGCAGGCCCTGCAAGACCTGGCGATGAGGGCTTGTCCGCCCTGCTCTTCTCCGCGGGCGGACGAGCGCAGATCGAGTGCTACCagctgctgtgtgctggggacCCGGCCTCTGAGAGTGCCGTGGCCTGCCAGGTCATCCACGTGGCCTCCCACCGGCTGGACGAGCACTGGGAGCGGAAGAAGAACAGGCACAAGCTTGTCAAGATGGACCCGGAGACGAG GTACATGTCCCTTTCGGTTGTGCCCGGGACCAGCACTGAGCAGCTGCCAACACCCTGGAAGTTCCTGGCTGCCGCGTGCAGTGACGGATCGGTCCG GGTCTTTGGGCTGCTGGAGGCTGCCCGGAAGCTGGTGCTGGTGGCGGAGTCGTTTCATCACCAGCGCTGTGTGCTGAAGGTGGAGGCATTCCTGCATGCacgggcaggaggggagag GAGGCACCTCCTGTGCAGTGCAGCCACCGACGGCAGCGTCGCCTTCTGGGACATCACCGGCCCCATCGCAGATGCAACGGACGCCCTGCACcgagcagagggagagatgcAGCCCCTGG CCCTGGGCGCTCCACTGCTCACCATCATGGCCCACAGCTGCGGTGTGAACAGCCTACATGTCCGTGAGACGCCAAAGGGACAGTACCTGGTGGCCAGCGGCAGTGACGACGGCTCCATCCACGTCTGCCTGCTGGAGGTGGCCCTGGGTAGGGGCAAGGCTGAGGCAGGGACTTGCCTGCACGTCCTGGAGCGGGTGGCCAGGCCCTGCGCCCACGCCGCCCATGTGACGGGGATCCGGGTGCTGCGGCCAgacctgctgctctctgcctcgGTGGACCAACGCCTGACGCTGTGGCGCCGGGGCCCAGGCGGGCTG
- the WDR6 gene encoding WD repeat-containing protein 6 isoform X2, whose product MESVALVAPVTALEFAGDVLLAGTGPEVAAFRLSGGGAAAAGRRSVLREASVQGLRAEPGPGPAGGAVVRVAAFGGRWLAVLAVRRGGPGGGARLAACGGGAARELGARVWEARWAAGGRLALALGGGAVALYEWRGGGRWLRRASCGGAGALRCAVLAGTGWARLALAAGTAAGPVVVWRAAAAATPRRRLCGHRGAVLALCYAAPRGLLASASEDRSVRLWAVGELGGGDGDGSCLLVCYGHGARVAAVALRGPRPVSAGEDGACLEWDGGGGVRRARRGHRGALRALALRPAGGSLATGGDDGGVRLWRPRRAAPDAALAAAALGAPGRPRAVLLAGPRRVLALGESGGLAAYEAAAGRWVPVLPPAAGGPRGVLAAAPLPGGAEALCALAGGDGHVLLFSLGCPGAAAEQRLFEGAVRGLSWAPCPGLPPDAAALLASGPDGEMLWLDVTHRPGQAPWVRLMGRYLLPPCKQRWHTCAAFLPQGGLLVCGDRRGSLLLFPCSSSPGWAAESTGIANGGTNPVGKDSGSSLETSCLSCKGALPLEAPLSVLFGLHGKTGVTSVTCHGDYIYSTGRDGVYRQLRLQGQQLEVLRKHRPCKGLQWIEELRFTPDGDLLVLGFHADNFVVWSSKTGENLHCVPCGGGHRSWSYCSSLSAEAFAFIKCGDVMLYRREAKPCEQQVLLASLHGREISCVRRLGAVEVPGHATLNIFVTGSEDTTACVLALSEHSRTAVPLARLSDHISSVRALALAGPARPGDEGLSALLFSAGGRAQIECYQLLCAGDPASESAVACQVIHVASHRLDEHWERKKNRHKLVKMDPETRYMSLSVVPGTSTEQLPTPWKFLAAACSDGSVRVFGLLEAARKLVLVAESFHHQRCVLKVEAFLHARAGGERAAARGSPNTSLLGGTSCAVQPPTAASPSGTSPAPSQMQRTPCTEQRERCSPWPWALHCSPSWPTAAV is encoded by the exons ATGGAGTCGGTGGCGCTGGTGGCGCCGGTGACGGCGCTGGAGTTCGCCGGGGACGTGCTGCTGGCGG GCACGGGCCCGGAGGTGGCGGCGTTCCGGctgagcggcggcggggcggcggcggcgggccggcGGAGCGTGCTGCGTGAGGCCAGCGTGCAGGGGCTGCGGGCcgagcccggccccggccccgccggcgggGCGGTGGTGCGGGTGGCGGCCTTCGGCGGGCGCTGGCTGGCGGTGCTGGCGGTGCggcgcggcgggccgggcggcggggcgcggctGGCGGCgtgcggcggcggggcggcgcgggaGCTGGGGGCGCGGGTGTGGGAGGCGCGGTGGGCAGCGGGCGGGCGGCTGGCGCTGGCGCTGGGCGGCGGGGCCGTGGCGCTTTACGAgtggcggggcggcgggcgctgGCTGCGGCGGGCGAgctgcggcggggccggggcgctgCGCTGCGCCGTGCTGGCGGGGACGGGCTGGGCGCGGCTGGCGCTGGCGGCCGGCACGGCCGCGGGGCCCGTGGTGGTgtggcgggcggcggcggcggcgaccccgcggcggcggctgtGCGGGCACCGGGGCGCGGTGCTGGCGCTCTGCTACGCGGCGCCGCGGGGGTTGCTCGCCTCCGCCTCCGAGGACCGCAGCGTGCGGCTCTGGGCCGTGGGCGAGCTGggcggcggggacggggacggctcctgcctgctggtgtGCTACGGGCACGGGGCGCGGGTGGCCGCCGTGGCGCTGCGGGGGCCGCGCCCGGTCAGCGCCGGGGAGGACGGTGCCTGCCTGGAGtgggacggcggcggcggcgtgcggcgggcgcggcggggACACCGCGGGGCCCTGCGGGCCCTGGCCCTGCGCCCCGCCGGCGGCTCTCTCGCCACGGGCGGCGACGACGGCGGCGTCCGGCTctggcggccccggcgggcggcTCCGGACGCGGccctggcggcggcggcgctgggggCCCCGGGGCGGCCGAGAGCCGTGCTGctggcggggccgcggcgggtGCTGGCGCTGGGCGAGTCGGGCGGGCTGGCGGCATacgaggcggcggcggggcgctgGGTGCCGGtgctgccccccgccgccggcgggcCCCGCGGGGTGCTGGCGGCCGCCCccctgcccggcggggccgAGGCACTCTGCGCCCTGGCTGGCGGCGACGGGCacgtcctccttttctctctgggctgccccggggccgccgccgaGCAGAGGCTGTTCGAGGGGGCCGTGCGTGGGCTGAGCTGGgccccctgccccgggctgcCCCCCGATGCCGCCGCCCTCCTGGCCTCCGGCCCCGACGGGGAGATGCTCTGGCTGGACGTCACCCACCGCCCCGGGCAGGCACCCTGGGTGCGGCTCATGGGACGCTACCTGCTGCCCCCCTGCAAGCAGCGCTGGCACACCTGCGCGGCCTTCCTGCCCCAGGGAGGGCTCCTGGTCTGCGGGGACCGCCGgggctccctcctcctcttcccttgcagcagctccccagggtgGGCTGCAGAAAGCACCGGCATCGCCAATGGCGGCACTAACCCAGTCGGCAAGGACTCTGGCAGCAGTTTGGAGACCTCTTGCTTGTCGTGCAAAGGGGCTCTTCCCCTTGAGGCCCCGCTGTCCGTGCTCTTTGGGCTCCATGGGAAGACGGGGGTTACCTCAGTGACCTGCCACGGGGACTACATTTACAGCACTGGCCGGGATGGCGTCTACCGCCAGCTCCGCCTGCagggccagcagctggaggtcCTGCGGAAGCACAGGCCCTGCAAAGGGCTGCAGTGGATTGAGGAGCTGCGCTTCACCCCGGATGGGGACCTGCTCGTGCTGGGCTTTCACGCTGACAACTTTGTAGTGTGGAGCAGCAAGACCGGTGAGAACCTCCACTGCGTCCCCTGTGGTGGGGGGCACCGCTCCTGGAGCTACTGCAGTAGCCTCTCGGCTGAGGCCTTTGCCTTCATCAAGTGTGGGGATGTGATGCTGTACCGCCGCGAAGCTAAGCCCTGCGAGCAGCAGGTGCTCCTGGCGTCCCTGCACGGGCGGGAGATCTCGTGTGTGCGGCGCCTAGGGGCGGTGGAGGTGCCTGGCCACGCCACCCTTAACATCTTCGTCACTGGCAGTGAGGACACCACGGCCTGTGTCCTGGCACTCAGCGAGCACTCCCGGACGGCCGTGCCCCTCGCCCGGCTCAGTGATCACATCTCCAGTGTTAGGGCGTTGGCACTGGCAGGCCCTGCAAGACCTGGCGATGAGGGCTTGTCCGCCCTGCTCTTCTCCGCGGGCGGACGAGCGCAGATCGAGTGCTACCagctgctgtgtgctggggacCCGGCCTCTGAGAGTGCCGTGGCCTGCCAGGTCATCCACGTGGCCTCCCACCGGCTGGACGAGCACTGGGAGCGGAAGAAGAACAGGCACAAGCTTGTCAAGATGGACCCGGAGACGAG GTACATGTCCCTTTCGGTTGTGCCCGGGACCAGCACTGAGCAGCTGCCAACACCCTGGAAGTTCCTGGCTGCCGCGTGCAGTGACGGATCGGTCCG GGTCTTTGGGCTGCTGGAGGCTGCCCGGAAGCTGGTGCTGGTGGCGGAGTCGTTTCATCACCAGCGCTGTGTGCTGAAGGTGGAGGCATTCCTGCATGCacgggcaggaggggagag ggctgcagccagagGCTCCCCCAACACCTCCCTTCTAGGAGGCACCTCCTGTGCAGTGCAGCCACCGACGGCAGCGTCGCCTTCTGGGACATCACCGGCCCCATCGCAGATGCAACGGACGCCCTGCACcgagcagagggagagatgcAGCCCCTGG CCCTGGGCGCTCCACTGCTCACCATCATGGCCCACAGCTGCGGTGTGA